Proteins from one Candida orthopsilosis Co 90-125, chromosome 2 draft sequence genomic window:
- a CDS encoding transcription factor: MGNVPTKEARSRSNSNVSDFHNGGGSSSNTFTTNGSSSSSSNGRHSKHLRKGSSLTGLVNGHQRSTSSDLRKAKRQEEKDQKQYHHYSQLIVKLDENVDGGFLAPYGTYKSNLDFDTDIVRSLIVNRELSPFFTPLQDYDQSWTDDELCILLSQLPLHALEEPTELNGFEEEEDADSHKIHKSANYYKRQEEKAKLKSLISRMKEIQKDAEQRYIDSKGKSKQIPSRDLLLRLYRNPSECPICFLYYPKHLNVSRCCLQPICTECFVQIKRLDPHPPHDDPSNHQAGEQPHSLISEPASCPYCAMPEFGVTYDPPLDIHTGIGGILPGDYKATSAILEDEEGGVTNDNDEAVADDDDSASSPSPVRSNRKSIGSPIPTSPPPPNSMQNKLWPQKKKGKQRTRRSSVAANAPGVITIDKIRPNWEQTLNSARNKLARRAATASAIHASNLIINDGEGEGSGSNKGNSNSRVRSSTMGSSSYDATDYSLVEQQMINEAMRLSLLDEEERKRKAERDQK, translated from the coding sequence atggGGAATGTGCCAACAAAAGAAGCAAGAAGTAGGTCCAACTCGAACGTTTCTGATTTCCACAATGGTGGAGGATCCAGTTCCAATACTTTCACAACTAATGGctcctcttcatcttcatcaaatggaCGTCATTCAAAACATCTTCGTAAAGGGAGTAGCCTTACTGGACTTGTAAATGGTCATCAACGATCAACTTCATCTGATTTGAGAAAAGCCAAACgtcaagaagaaaaagaccaaaagcaatatcatcattataGTCAACTAATTGTTaaacttgatgaaaatgttgatgGTGGTTTCTTGGCACCATATGGAACTTATAAATCGaatcttgattttgatactGATATAGTTCGATCATTGATTGTTAACCGCGAATTATCACCATTCTTTACTCCATTACAAGATTATGATCAGAGTTGGACCGATGATGAATTATGCATCTTGTTATCACAATTGCCTTTACATGCATTAGAAGAACCAACTGAGTTGAATggttttgaagaagaagaagatgctGATAGTCACAAGATTCATAAAAGTGCCAACTATTACAAGCGACAGGAAGAGAAAGCCAAGTTGAAACTGTTGATTTCACGGATGAAAGAGATTCAAAAGGATGCAGAACAGAGATATATTGATTCAAAGGGTAAGTCAAAGCAAATTCCTAGTAGGGATTTATTATTAAGGTTATATCGAAATCCGAGTGAATGCccaatttgtttcttgtatTATCCCAAACATTTGAATGTTTCACGTTGTTGTTTGCAACCAATATGTACTGAATGTTTTGTACAAATTAAACGTTTGGATCCTCATCCACCTCATGATGATccatcaaatcatcaagcTGGGGAACAACCACATTCACTCATTTCAGAACCGGCTAGTTGCCCATATTGTGCTATGCCAGAGTTTGGAGTTACATATGATCCTCCATTAGATATACATACTGGAATAGGTGGAATACTACCGGGAGATTATAAAGCAACAAGTGCTATATTGgaggatgaagaaggagGTGTTAccaatgataatgatgaagctgttgctgatgatgatgattctGCAAGTAGCCCCTCGCCAGTGAGGAGTAATCGAAAGAGTATCGGTTCTCCTATACCCACATCTCCACCACCTCCCAATTCGATGCAAAATAAATTGTGGccacaaaagaaaaagggtAAACAACGCACCAGAAGAAGTTCTGTAGCAGCAAATGCACCAGGGGTGATTACCATAGATAAGATTCGACCCAACTGGGAACAAACTTTAAACAGTGCTAGAAACAAATTGGCAAGAAGAGCAGCTACTGCAAGTGCAATTCATGCTAGCAATTTGATTATTAATGATGGTGAAGGAGAGGGTTCTGGTAGCAATAAGGGCAATAGTAATTCCAGAGTAAGATCAAGCACTATG